One Plasmodium knowlesi strain H genome assembly, chromosome: 10 genomic window carries:
- a CDS encoding MORN repeat protein, putative — protein sequence MEEVNHPPWEVAFWKNFFTKKRPPPNGSSPIHSSVHIKNHATLQLKNVFINNYTISGELPLDEFHCAHLGGKDVVIHKGKETYMANFKGRNVDGFGKIISQQLIYEGYIRNGEKCGQGKSTFFFLPSDDNTQSSVVIYKGEWKGNKRNGYGVLFIRENVNQPSVKRYEGWWRQNERHLYGVQWYSNAVYCGFWMKNRKCGFGKMWWFVKGRNRKGKERKSGSWKGESYEPCKDMTSGRSPLQKTNRTKKVIQNIYVGEWQNDEMHGYGTYFWFVRQGNRKNTPYQNERYNKYEGYWKRGKINGFGIFHHTCGDTYWGYWKDNKKHGQGYLLKINGTIYKCNYLNGEFTAQVQLNQTYVMNHLYTNSICQVINLGILLHENSNLTDSDIKYLYKIVYDHFDLLIKVYGLYWRKGWKEKRIGRGKRRDNKSIDKEEIVHSPLGSFKLKNLWHMFYDANIIHSSLPLSSLNMLVKDDMSIGEHINLASLLCDNYNWVDEDTPLNEEQMVKNFIQFGRPLAENFLFERRKEGHRMKTTNQGNHNPNINQVNLGGGIRLDVSSSRMNGQSCEEYNALGVAIHPVSREPYETQNPMAYILFNRNLFLVKGFAKFYKNQWKNQRCYHMKEAKIILKKIYFFLFTNKSRHENGYLFYVLFSVFHSSFPMWYALARMSRAWAVGRTGVRKGNGNSGNNGSVDLCGDTRWCAHLNKHLALLNLGRYNIHDERRKISFNSFVYTLVRVSLYLRDHRGEHHTHIMLSLLNELKRCVSKMDGQKLHPQSGHIKGGLLKGKRRTKRSRSNQVGCKRPLNKCEKKGEEEKWAVNGKKAITENRGNVVCPKKYTHLALCQGLPPHRDGERRQRGGNFHKKKKKEKVKKVKNSAKKVKALPSCAICCHRGAPPIKSNEKKKKKGSTSSGKTYHTALVNILDNFVYYFILYYLLFNSREECFSLLSAKLNVSLRLGDVLKFLLKLKLTRKDDTTGRESKSINLSPHHHYDDYRSLGRGRKKIKVKKWKPLYILNCADKREEKEGTTLPQRQTNNNHSNEEKHIMSTAKRNSYIAHTASHLQYMRKKKKKKKKSQFHLNRPGKNDRRKKKVLKKFSRMFCLSFVQVLAILAKTLNTPNLHLTNESNLQLCPSRGNEREKINKHRLQNNAVRYIVLLNEEKKKILNKFVTCEKRKGYSEELLSNRKNGETKEESTCPVHTKGYKNKLLKELSEQVKQLEVENLEQVANDLPPCVQLENGKKRNKKGGRTDEKKGTKRIHTNVEESPLVMSHEGGNAHVRIKLKSQVGVELHRLRKRFAHSRKNYMNVLDYYNTCITPYELSLFFLRFVRAVKRKRGINSSYSDVLFFFVFHVLLHRTFRLARQAGAHP from the coding sequence ATGGAGGAAGTCAACCACCCCCCTTGGGAAGTTGCCTTCTGGAAAAACTTTTTCACGAAAAAGAGGCCCCCCCCAAATGGGTCATCCCCAATCCATTCTTCCGTGCACATTAAAAACCACGCTACTCTACAgttgaaaaatgttttcattAACAACTACACCATCAGTGGAGAGCTTCCACTGGACGAGTTCCATTGCGCCCACTTAGGGGGGAAAGACGTGGTCATCCACAAGGGCAAGGAAACATACATGGCGAACTTCAAAGGTAGAAATGTGGATGggtttggaaaaataatttctcagCAACTTATTTATGAGGGGTACATACGAAATGGTGAGAAGTGTGGTCAGGGGAAAagcactttcttttttcttccttccgaTGACAATACTCAATCAAGCGTAGTCATCTACAAAGGAGAGTGGAAAGGGAATAAGCGTAACGGATACGGGGTTCTGTTTATAAGGGAGAATGTGAATCAACCAAGTGTGAAGAGGTACGAAGGTTGGTGGAGACAAAACGAGAGGCACTTGTATGGTGTCCAATGGTACTCCAATGCTGTATACTGTGGTTTTTGGATGAAGAACAGAAAGTGTGGTTTTGGAAAGATGTGGTGGTTtgtgaaaggaagaaacagaaaaggtAAGGAACGGAAAAGTGGGAGctggaaaggggaaagctATGAACCATGTAAGGACATGACTTCTGGGAGATCCCCCCTTCAAAAAACCAACAGAACCAAGAAGGTAATACAAAACATATATGTGGGGGAATGGCAAAACGACGAAATGCACGGGTATGGAACCTACTTCTGGTTCGTGAGACAAGGAAATAGGAAGAACACCCCTTACCAAAATGAACGCTACAATAAGTATGAAGGTTActggaaaagggggaaaataaatgggTTCGGAATTTTCCATCACACATGTGGAGATACATATTGGGGTTATTGGAAAGACAACAAAAAACATGGACAAGGGTATCttctaaaaataaatggtaCAATTTACAAATGCAACTACCTCAATGGAGAATTCACAGCTCAGGTACAGCTCAACCAGACATACGTAATGAATCACTTGTACACGAATTCCATCTGCCAGGTTATCAACCTAGGGATTCTTCTCCATGAAAACTCAAACTTAACCGACAGTGATATAAAATATCTTTACAAAATTGTTTATGATCATTTTGATCTCCTAATAAAGGTATATGGTTTGTATTGGCGAAaggggtggaaggaaaaacgtATAGGAAGGGGGAAGAGGAGAGACAACAAAAGTATTGACAAGGAAGAGATTGTCCACTCTCCCCTCGGAAGCTTCAAACTGAAGAACCTCTGGCACATGTTTTACGATGCTAATATTATCCACAGTAGTTTACCCCTTAGCTCGCTAAACATGTTGGTAAAAGACGATATGTCAATAGGTGAACATATAAATTTGGCTAGTCTCCTTTGTGATAATTACAATTGGGTAGATGAGGATACACCCCTGAATGAAGAACAAATGGTGAAGAACTTCATCCAGTTTGGTCGCCCATTAGCAGAGAACTTTCTTTTTGAACGCCGAAAAGAGGGGCATAGAATGAAGACAACCAACCAGGGGAATCATAACCCCAATATTAATCAAGTTAATCTGGGTGGTGGTATCAGATTGGATGTAAGTAGCAGTCGCATGAATGGACAAAGTTGTGAGGAGTATAACGCATTAGGTGTGGCAATCCATCCAGTGAGCAGAGAGCCATACGAAACACAAAACCCCATGGCGTACATCCTTTTCAACAGAAATCTCTTTCTGGTGAAAGGCTTTGCAAAGTTTTATAAAAACCAATGGAAGAATCAGAGGTGTTATCATatgaaagaagcaaaaataatattaaaaaaaatatacttctttctttttacaaataAAAGCAGACATGAGAATGGCTATCTGTTCTACGTCTTGTTTAGTGTGTTCcactcttccttccccatGTGGTATGCATTAGCGCGCATGAGCAGAGCGTGGGCGGTTGGCCGCACAGGAGTGAGAAAAGGGAATGGCAATAGCGGTAACAATGGAAGTGTTGACTTATGTGGAGATACCCGTTGGTGTGCCCACTTGAATAAACACCTCGCCCTTCTAAACTTAGGCAGATATAACATTCACGatgaaaggaggaaaatctCCTTTAACTCATTCGTGTATACATTGGTACGCGTGTCTTTGTACCTTCGCGATCATCGAGGCGAGCATCATACGCACATCATGCTAAGCCTACTTAATGAACTGAAAAGATGTGTGAGCAAAATGGACGGGCAGAAACTGCACCCACAGAGCGGTCACATCAAGGGAGGTTTActgaaggggaagagaagaacGAAGCGAAGTCGAAGCAACCAAGTGGGGTGCAAACGGCCCCTCAACAagtgtgaaaaaaagggggaggaggaaaagtggGCCgtaaatgggaagaaggCTATCACTGAGAACCGCGGGAATGTCGTCTGTCCCAAAAAATACACTCATCTAGCGCTTTGCCAAGGATTACCCCCCCATCGAGATGGCGAAAGACGCCAGAGAGGAGgaaattttcacaaaaaaaaaaaaaaagaaaaagtgaaaaaagtgaagaactCTGCGAAAAAGGTGAAAGCCTTGCCCAGCTGTGCCATCTGCTGTCACCGTGGCGCACCGCCAATCAaatcgaatgaaaaaaaaaaaaaaaaaggttccaCCTCGAGTGGTAAAACATATCATACGGCCTTAGTGAACATCCTGGACAACTTCGTCTACTACTTCATTTTATACTACCTTCTGTTCAACTCAAGggaagaatgtttttcacTTCTCAGTGCAAAATTAAATGTGTCCCTGAGGCTAGGAGATGTGCTAAAATTTTTACTAAAGTTGAAGCTAACAAGGAAGGATGATACCACTGGACGCGAATCAAAGAGTATCAACTTGAGCCCGCACCACCACTACGACGACTACCGCTCACTTGGCagggggcgaaaaaaaattaaggtgaaaaagtggaaacCGTTGTACATCCTGAACTGCGCAgataaaagggaagaaaaagaagggacaACATTACCTCAGCGGCAGACGAATAATAACCACTCTAACGAGGAGAAACATATAATGTCAACCGCAAAGAGGAATAGCTACATTGCACACACAGCTAGCCATTTACAGTATATGcgcaagaaaaagaaaaaaaaaaaaaaatcacaattTCACCTGAACCGTCCAGGCAAAAACgacagaaggaagaagaaagtcttaaaaaaattctcgcGTATGTTCTGCTTATCCTTCGTCCAAGTGTTGGCAATCCTTGCGAAAACGTTAAACACGCCAAACTTGCACTTAACAAATGAGTCTAATTTGCAATTGTGCCCCTCCCGTGGAaacgaaagggaaaaaatcaacaaaCACCGCTTGCAAAATAATGCGGTACGCTACATTGTCTTATTAaacgaggagaaaaaaaaaattctgaacaaATTTGTCACATGTGAAAAGCGGAAAGGTTACTCAGAGGAACTTCTCTCAAATCGGAAAAATGGCGAGACAAAGGAAGAATCAACCTGCCCTGTACACACCAAGGGGTATAAGAACAAACTGCTGAAGGAACTGAGTGAACAGGTGAAACAACTTGAAGTGGAAAATTTGGAACAAGTCGCAAACGATTTGCCACCCTGTGTGCAACttgaaaacggaaaaaaaagaaacaagaagggggggaggacagatgaaaagaaaggaacaaagCGGATCCATACGAATGTGGAGGAAAGCCCCCTGGTGATGTCGCATGAGGGAGGAAACGCACATGTGCGCATAAAACTAAAGAGCCAAGTTGGAGTGGAACTGCATCGATTGAGAAAGCGGTTCGCTCACTCCCGGAAGAACTACATGAATGTTCTCGATTACTACAACACGTGCATAACTCCCTACGAATtgagtttgttttttttaagattCGTTCGAGCGGTAAAGCGGAAAAGGGGGATCAACAGTTCGTACAGTGACGTgttgttctttttcgttttccacGTTTTGCTCCACAGGACCTTCCGACTGGCGCGGCAGGCGGGCGCTCACCCATGA
- a CDS encoding inositol polyphosphate multikinase, putative gives MERGTREISLDGDLHLECPPERSFKENRSCDIVEGCLVRKGKNVTYLNHCEEEKIAEHSTHERCYMEGVAFAKNLQNGKCNHMDGNMCRYKNGQMVVANLGRGNCPGCANLYRGPHQGDLPLCCEEENNRKKSNHTCEHPLWNRIDKERDSQRSTNGLVRHVEDCPHFKALENFHQLEEEVDNHGDDYSSTSLDGTDYANFENSDAEVYEDDELMPNDEEDIAQGVNFGTTLENMSPINNQVVHTFGTNLEHYGWKKKKKKKKKKKKGTYEQASDRESDDMLHNMSHQKLTGTSVMLTGEKSKYIYKLVPFFKNGEAKFYMNAFAAYDKLHGQFRGAPRGFDNRCERGERVECMQRHQRDRLVKLHTSMESAMTYFDFMNEKVMSATRKKLPPSNPCKVTLQGDQMNDVMEHPPNYVAPRTSIPINRGNTNRSHFTKNCLEESPEVEHFPCENPHLDKPNSTLKSPRRVEDDAHGTIRSGGYYAVHISEEEKLVKSPDEHKCPVEEGQTKFPLNASSSACVRNDVMPCLHLHGNRGHYAKNRNTSALGEHRVLAFLVKQKLIPKFYNIVPVYRCEEEEAASYLAETHKIKSRSQNAGSTADCVPEARRIKTNEKEPPLNGRRDDVSVRTDMPGQEAEKWRVGKLSDLVKAAEGTPSGDPSERTVHLALKLKKICHSIDPRNQNVLDLKLGYNTLKDNDIQFSERLKEESNSIPWSEKEKYVKRWSRMKKDIRNEHLNTSDEHIIDLSARDMNLPPAFFNYDNHEIYCLLKSWKQEITARITTQKRLGFRICALVCGVKEQEVLTDAGVREFYAQCVAKYGSLADGDAACDAACDAACDAACGGSYGKQGDLNSQHHLHSLPCHSLQHSHLSEENHVQHDGARIPPSIDDCYDRVDNKLQISRDVGLHLREEHVVYALSYFFKSIVSIVLPKLISLKVWLEEQHVYSFCSTSLLIIYDRRNPQTCDVKWIDFTYSFDNTVSPNIYEKMKHERLNLDILFGVNNLIKLCRTVFSDSQVPPSPCLSRCERDRYHPGIHDKPKVNL, from the coding sequence ATGGAAAGGGGAACCCGGGAGATATCGCTAGACGGGGACCTCCATTTGGAGTGTCCCCCTGAGAGGAGCTTCAAAGAGAACAGAAGTTGTGACATCGTAGAAGGTTGTCTTgtgagaaagggaaagaatgtAACTTATTTGAATCACTgcgaggaggagaaaattgcAGAGCATTCCACACATGAACGGTGTTATATGGAGGGAGTTGCGTTCGCTAAGAAtctccaaaatggaaagtgTAACCACATGGATGGAAATATGTGTAGGtataaaaatggacaaatggTTGTTGCTAACTTGGGGCGGGGAAACTGTCCGGGATGTGCAAACCTTTACAGGGGACCTCATCAAGGAGATTTACCATTGTGTtgtgaagaggaaaacaaCAGGAAGAAAAGTAACCACACATGTGAACACCCCCTATGGAATCGCATCGATAAAGAGAGAGATTCACAACGTAGTACTAACGGTTTAGTCAGACATGTGGAGGATTGCCCGCATTTTAAAGCCTTAGAAAATTTCCATCAGCTAGAGGAAGAAGTAGATAACCACGGAGATGATTACAGTAGTACCAGTTTGGATGGCACGGATTACGCCAATTTTGAAAACTCAGATGCAGAGGTTTATGAGGATGACGAACTGATGCCAAATGACGAGGAAGATATTGCCCAAGGGGTAAACTTCGGAACCACACTGGAAAACATGTCGCCCATCAATAATCAAGTCGTTCATACGTTCGGTACTAATTTGGAACATTAtggatggaagaaaaaaaaaaaaaaaaaaaaaaaaaaaaaaaaaggtacgtACGAACAAGCTAGTGACAGAGAATCAGATGATATGTTGCACAATATGTCCCACCAGAAGTTGACAGGGACGTCTGTCATGTTAACTGGGGAAAAGTCCAAATACATTTATAAActagttcctttttttaagaacggGGAAGCCAAGTTCTACATGAATGCCTTTGCGGCGTATGACAAACTGCACGGACAGTTCAGGGGAGCCCCCCGGGGGTTCGACAACCGTTGCGAGCGTGGTGAACGTGTAGAATGTATGCAGCGTCACCAACGTGACCGCCTCGTGAAGCTGCACACCAGCATGGAGAGCGCCATGACCTACTTTGACTTCATGAACGAGAAGGTGATGAGTGCAACCCGGAAGAAGCTACCCCCAAGTAACCCGTGCAAGGTAACCCTTCAAGGGGACCAAATGAACGATGTGATGGAACATCCTCCAAACTACGTAGCGCCTAGAACAAGTATCCCCATCAACAGGGGAAATACGAACAGGTCTCATTTTACGAAAAACTGTTTAGAAGAAAGCCCCGAAGTGGAACATTTCCCCTGTGAAAATCCCCACCTGGACAAACCAAACTCAACGTTGAAGTCGCCACGTCGAGTGGAAGACGACGCACATGGAACAATACGAAGTGGTGGCTACTACGCTGTGCACATctcagaggaagaaaagttaGTGAAGTCCCCAGATGAACATAAATGTCCAGTAGAGGAAGGACAAACAAAATTTCCCCTTAATGCAAGCTCGTCTGCATGTGTAAGGAACGATGTCATGCCTTGTCTTCACTTGCATGGGAACAGGGGCCATTACGCGAAGAACAGAAACACCAGTGCGCTGGGAGAACACCGTGTCTTGGCCTTTTTAGTCAAGCAGAAGCTCATTCCAAAGTTTTACAACATAGTGCCAGTGTATCGatgtgaagaggaagaggcgGCCTCGTATTTAGCGGAGACtcacaaaataaaaagtaggAGCCAAAATGCAGGATCCACTGCAGACTGCGTACCAGAGGCAAGGAGAATCAAGACGAATGAAAAAGAACCACCCCTTAATGGTAGACGTGATGACGTATCTGTGAGAACAGATATGCCTGGTCAAGAAGCCGAGAAATGGAGAGTGGGAAAGTTGAGCGATCTCGTGAAAGCAGCCGAAGGGACTCCAAGTGGAGATCCTTCCGAACGCACAGTCCACTTAGCGctgaaattgaaaaaaatttgccaCTCGATAGACCCACGGAATCAGAACGTGCTTGACTTAAAACTAGGTTACAACACATTGAAGGATAATGATATACAGTTTAGTGAAAGACTAAAGGAAGAGAGCAACTCGATCCCTTggagtgaaaaggaaaagtatgTGAAGAGGTGGTCGAGGATGAAAAAAGACATACGAAATGAACACCTAAATACAAGTGATGAACACATCATAGATCTATCTGCCAGGGACATGAACTTACCTCCCGCGTTTTTCAATTACGATAACCATGAAATTTATTGCCTCCTAAAATCCTGGAAACAAGAAATTACTGCACGCATAACAACACAGAAGAGGTTGGGATTTCGTATATGCGCGTTAGTATGCGGGGTGAAGGAGCAGGAAGTGTTGACGGACGCAGGGGTGCGCGAGTTCTACGCGCAGTGCGTGGCAAAGTATGGGTCTCTGGCCGATGGTGATGCCGCTTGTGATGCCGCCTGTGATGCTGCTTGTGATGCTGCTTGTGGCGGAAGCTACGGCAAGCAGGGCGACCTGAACAGTCAGCACCACCTCCACAGCCTACCTTGCCATTCCCTGCAACATAGCCACCTTTCGGAGGAAAACCATGTTCAGCACGATGGGGCGAGAATCCCCCCCAGCATCGACGACTGCTACGACCGAGTTGACAACAAGCTGCAAATCAGCAGAGACGTCGGTCTCCACCTAAGGGAAGAGCACGTGGTGTATGCACTgagctatttttttaaaagcatcGTTTCGATTGTTCTCCCCAAATTGATAAGCCTGAAAGTGTGGCTGGAAGAACAACATGTTTATTCCTTCTGCTCCACCTCCTTGTTAATTATATATGACCGAAGAAACCCGCAGACGTGTGACGTAAAGTGGATTGATTTTACCTACTCGTTTGACAACACGGTATCtccaaatatatatgaaaaaatgaaacatgaGAGGCTGAACTTGGACATCCTTTTTGGcgtaaataatttaattaaattatgcAGAACGGTATTTTCTGATAGCCAAGTACCGCCATCTCCATGTCTGTCGAGGTGTGAGAGGGACCGATATCATCCCGGGATACACGACAAGCCAAAAGTTAACTTGTAG